GCCCTTTATTCTCTTAATAGTTGAGGCTGTGCTTATGCTCTTTTCTAAGGGAAAAGAGGGTGCTGATAAGGAAAAGAGAAGCTCAAGATGGCAGCTTTTTGTTGTTATGGCACTGTTGGTACTCTTTGTGTGTATTCCGGCAGCAGGCTATGCACTTACAGGATTTGCCTATACTATCAACAGATGGACCTTTGCATTTGCCCTGGCGGGGTCATTTATGCTGGTAGATTTGTGGGATGATCTCTTTAACATGAAGGTAAAAGAGATAGTTGGAATGGTGATCATGAGTGTTATGTTTATACTCATATGCCGTACAACTCACAATCTCGGGTACGCTAATGCAAGAACTGAACTGATAATTGCCGGCGCCGGACTTGTGCTGTGCATTATAGCAAGTTTTATCAAGATAGTTGGAGTTAAGAAAGTTGCAGAGGTTGCGCTCCTTGCAGCAACTCTGGTAGCAATAGTTTTCAACGGATATTATGGCTACGATCCAAGCCAGGGAAATATGATCGTTGAGTATTATTCAGATGTTACACCTGATGACATGCATATTCTCCTTGAGAGTACAGAGGTTCAGTCTGTCATGGAGGCAGCAGAGGCAACAGGGACAGATCCTTACAGCTTCTACAGATACACAGGAAGAGACATGATCTGGAATGCATCTCTTATTGAGGGTATCTCTTCAACACAGTTCTACTGGTCCCTTGCAAATGGAGTTGTATCAGACTATTTCAAGGAAATGGGTAATAATGATCAGCAGAACTTTGCATATTTTGCGCTTGATGACAGAACTATACTTAATTCTCTTGCCGGAGTAAGATATTATTCACTTCGCTTTAATACAGAGGAAGAGTGGAGATATGTGCCTTTTGGTTATGCACATATTCACGATAGATATAACTTTGCGATATTTGAGAATCAGGCACCGCTTTCTCTTGGATATACTTATTATTCAATTATTCCAAGGTCTGAATACGAGTCGATTCCGACTATGAACAGGCAGGAAGCTCTTTTGTATGGAGCTGTTGTCGAGGATGGAGATAGTAATCTTCAGATGGCTGAGCCTGAGTATTCACTTATAAACTGCCCTGTAGAAATAAGCTACGAGGGAGCAGTTGAGGCAAGTGATGGCAAATGGATCGTTTCAGAAGGCGGTTCCTCAGTACATATCAAATTCAAGGGTGCAGAGAACTGCGAGACATATCTGTGGCTTGATAATTTGTATGTATCAGACTCAGATACTAACTATCCAATCATGAATGTCAGGGCTTTTGCTGAGGGAAATGAAGTTACACACAAGGACATCTGGTATAAGACAGAGGATAACCAGTTCTATAGTGACTGGCACGACTATTTCCTCAACATGGGATATGCGCAGGGAGCAAGGGATGAGATCGTGGTTACCTTTACTGAGGCAGGAACCTATACCTTTGAAGACCTTGGCGTATATTGTCAGCCGATGGAGAATTATCAGAAGCAGCTCGGCGAACTTCGCAGCAACATGCTCACTGATATAGAGCTTAATAAGAATCCTATTTCTTATACAACCAATAAGATTACAGGCAATATCACACTTGAAGATACAGGCATCATGTGTCTTACACTTCCTTACACCAAGGGCTGGACAGCTTATGTGGATGGTCAAAAGAGCGATATTATCAAGGTCAACACAATGTTCATGGGAATCGAAATGCCAGCCGGTGATCACGTGATTGAGCTTAGATACCACACACCGGGGCTCTTGCCGGGATTTGTGATGCTGATACTTGGGGTAGTGCTTCTGGTGATACTTGTAAGGTATGAGAAAAAAAGTTTTGCGGGAGAGAATGCAGATGTCTGAAGTGAAGGTAGTTGATAACAGAAACGACAGAGATAAAAAGTTAAATATTTTTATGTGGGCCTTCATGGTCTTGGGAGCTCTTTTTACCCTGTTTCTCATATGGAAAAAAGATTTCTACATGGAAAACAGCGATATAGCATCCGACATGATCCTGGGTAAGCTCTTGTCACAGGAGGGCGGAATCCTTAGTAAGAACTGGTTCTATTCAACTGAACTTCATGTGGTTCATACACAGCTTCTGTATAAACTTCTTTTTCATATCTGGCCTGATAATTGGCTGATGGTAAGACTTGCAGCGGCTGTGGTTTTCTTGATCCTCATAGTTGCATCATTTTTGTTTATGACAAGAGCACTTGGACTTGAAAAAGAGGGACTTCTTGCAGCAAGTATCCTTACATGGCCATTTGGACAGTGGTATGTGAGAATTGTAACCTTTGGCCAGAGCTACGTAACTTACTTTATCATTGCGTTTGTTTCCATGGGGCTTTTCTTTAGAGCAGTTCAGGGAGGAAAAGCTGCTTCTGCTAAAAATGGAGATAGTGCTAGTGATTGCACTGGTGGTAATAATATAGTTGTTCTAGGTATTTACGGAATTCTTCTTGCGTTGATTTCTTTTGTGGCAGGCCTTGGCGGAGTAAGACTATTGATGATCTGCTATGCGCCGCTGTTTGCGACCAGTCTGGTTGTTGTTCTTTTTGCTCATTTTGCCAAATTTGCAGGATGGAATGGGGCAAAAGAATTTGGCACATCTGCAAAAGCTGCCTTTATTTATGCGCTTATACCTTTTGCCTTTTCCTGCATCGGACTTGGAATAAACAGAAAGGTACTCTGTAATAAATATCATTTTCAAGATCAATTCAGAGAGACCTGGAGAGATTTCTCTTTTTCAAGAATACTGGATACACTCTCTGATTCACTGACTCTCTTTGGATGGCACGCAGAGGTTGGATTTGTGAGCTGGCAGGGACTTATTAACTGCCTGAATTTCCTTTTGATAGTTGGAATTGTAGTTAGCATTATCTATGTGTATAAGAAGTTCTGGAGATTCCAGCCAATTGTTCAGCTCTTTCTTGTTTATGCAGGAGTGCTGACACTCATTACGACTGTAGTATTGTCATGCAGTAATAAGTATTATTCATATTACTGGCTTCCTGTTATTCCTTATTTCCTAGTGATATTGGGACTTGGGGTATTTAGTGCAGATGATAACAGAACCCACAAGTCAGTAGCCGCATATATCGGCAACTACAGAAATGTGGTATGTGGCCTGATAGCCGCAGCTATAGCTCTTGCAAGCGTTTCTGTCTATGCAGATCCTAATCCACAGGATCAGTACCAGGACTATGCCATTGTAGATGCGATTGAATGGCTCAAGAATTCAGATTACGAGCAGGGATTTGGAATGTTCTGGTCTAGCAATGTTATAATGGCTCTTACAAATGGACGAATAGAAATGCGCACTATAATGGATGTTGATCATATTGACGATCTGGGATCAGAGTATCCATGGCTTCAGGAAGTAAGACATACAGAGGAACTTCCGGAGGGTAAGTTCTTTGTAATTGTAAGTGCCAGGGATTATGACCTTGGAAATCAGGGCTCAGCTATGATCTTTGGAATGTCAGATCATCTGGTTTATGGAAACGATAGCGCATACATCTATAGCTTTGAGAGTATGGATGATTATGTAAATGCGAGAAACGCATTGTGGTAAATAACTATTTGGATGGGGTATAGGAATTGCTGAAATTTATCAGAAAGCATCAAAACTTAATATGTATCGTACTTGGAGCGATGCTGGCTTTGTCCCTAATTCCGATATTTATTATCTCGGGATATGATGCGGCAGCAGGTGATGACTACAACTATGGCGCAGCTGGTCATCAGGCATTCTTGGCAACAGGGTCTGTATTTGCCGCTATTAAAGCAGCTTTTGGAACAGTTCTGTCAACGTGGAAGAGTTGGCAGGGAACATGGTTTGACTGCTTTGTATTCTGCTTGCATCCAGAGGTATTCTCGGATAGAGCTTATGTGATTGTTCCGTATATTTTCCTTTTAATGCATTTTGTTGGTTTTTTGCTACTTTCCCATCACTTCCTAAAAGTAAGGTGGAAGTTTGCTGGAAACTACTGGCTTCAGATAGGACTTATTTATCTACTATTCGAGATTCAGCTTGTTCCATCTCAGAAATCAGCGTTTTTTTGGTGGGTTGGATGTGTTCACTACGTGATGCCAATGCTGATGGCTATCCTCGGAATCATCTGGGGCGATAGATTTCTGATGGATCATAAGGCCAAAGACCTTGCGCTCCTGTTCATAGTAAGTGCGCTTATGGGAGGCGCTACATATCCAGCAGCACTTCTTCTTCCAATGGCACTGTTTCTGTTGTGGCTTGCGGATTTTGTCATCGGTGGCAAAAGAGATAAGAGAAATATATTACTGCTGATTCCATTTGCTGCACTTGTGGCAGGCCTTGTGGTCAGTATGATCGCACCTGGAAATGCAGTAAGAGCAGCATCTGATATTAAGGACGGTGCTGATCCTGCTAATGGAATTCTTGATACAATAGTCAGTTCTTTTACCCTGTCAGTAAAAGAGGCAATTACAGTATTTATTGGCGAGAAGGGATTTATACTTATCGCGTTACTGCTCATCATTCCTCTTACTGTATCTATGTTTAAGCTGGTTTCAGATAAGAGCCTTGCAGTTTCACATAACTATGTGGCAGACAGGGATTATGAGGCTATCAAGAAGGTCTTTTCCCATCCTATTCTGTTCGTGGTTGTTATGTTCTGCTTAAATGCCAGCGTTTATGCGCCAAGAGTATATGCGGGAGGAATAGTATCCAGTGGATATGTGAACTTCAACTTCTGGACATTCTTTGCCTGTGCTATAGGTGTGGAGATATATCTGATAGGCTGGGGAATGCTGGTTGCGGAGATCAGCTTGCGAAGGAAGCTAGTCACCAGCAAGGAAAATTCTGAGGGTGCTCATGATAATCATGTGGTTATGAGTATATTGTCGTGGACAGGATTTGCTTGTTTGATCCTGGTTATCGCTTTTACGTCAAGGCATGGAGTTAAGAAGTACACAGACTATGTGTGCATGGAGTATTATCTGTCAGGACAGGCGGATGATTATAAGGAACAGATTCAGCTCCAGAGGCGCATTCTAAACGGCGAAGGAACTGAGGCAGTTGTACCTGAGATCAATAACGAGCAGGGCCCACTTATGCAGATGCCAATTGTCAGCGATCCAGACAATGTGGATAACTATATGGCCAGAATCTTCTATGGAAAAGAGAAGGTTTGGGCGATTCCAAGAGATGAATGGATAGAGCAGTACGGTGAAGCGTACGGAGTAAGCCAGTGACGGCAGAGTGAAATAAGGTAGTTGATACCAGGAAGAAATAGAGAGAAATTATGTCAGAGAAACAGATTGATGTGAGCGTATACATGCTCACCTATTATCATGAAAAATATATCAGACAGGCCATCGAGAGCGTTCTTGCGCAGAAGACGCACTACAACTATGAGCTCATCATATCTGATGACTGTTCACAGGATGGTACAAGGGAGATTATCAAGGAGTATCAGGAGAAGTATCCTGATATTATTCGAGTTAATTTCAATGAAAAGAATGAGGGAATCCCAGCGAATATCTACAAAGCCCGTACTATGTGCAGGGGAAGATATATCACGAATCTTTCTGGCGATGACTATTGGATAAACGAGAACAAGATTGAAGTTGAGACCAAATTCATGGATGAACATCCTCAGTATGTGGCCTGCTTTAGCAGGATTGAGCTCAGGATGAACTTTGAGGATCATGCTTATGACATTCTTCCTCATGATCTTTCTCAGCTTAACAGCGAGTATTCTATTAAGGACTATGAGCAGTGTAAGCCACTTGGACTTCTGGGAATGTTCCTTAGGAACTACTTCCTGACTGAGGAAGGCAGAGAGTATTTTGCTCAGGCCAAGAAGATCAGTGAGTTTGTAGATGATGCTGTAGATGAAGTCCTTCTCCTTAGAAAAGGCCCTGTTTATATCATGGACTTCGTAGCAGATGCTCACAGGGTAGTTGATGCAGATATTGAGAAGATGAACTACAATTCCAGATATTCCCGTCTTGAGAAGTTCAGCCATCACATATCTCTTTTGAATGGAATGAGCGAGCTGTGGGGCGATGAGATAGACTTCTCTAATTGGTATGATACCTATTTTGCTCCAGGATTTCTTAGTATGCTCGTCAGCAGAGACTTCAAGGGCTATGGCGAGATTATTAAGACTATCCCTGAGAGATACAGAAAGCCTTTTTATAAGAGCGTATATGTCAGGTCAATTCCCAAGATTTTTGGATTCGTCTTTGATTATCTGAAGAGACGCTGATTGTTTACAATATATTAATAAACAATTCTTCTAAATGTTGATATAATCATATTAGGCGCTTATATGAACACCGATTATATTATGAAACTTAAGGAGGATTAGACTATGAAGTATGTATGTAACACATGTGGATACATTTATGACGAGGCAGCAGGTGATCCTGATAACGGGATTGCTCCAGGAACAAAATGGGATGATCTTCCAGCTGATTTCGTTTGCCCACTTTGCGGCGTAGGTAAGGAAGACTTTTCTGCTGAGGCCTGATCAAAGAGAAAATAGAATATGAGAATGATAAAGCTCCAAGTAGACTAATATATGGTCTACTTGGAGCTATTATTATGTCATCATAATGATTTGAAACTTTTATAGCTCGAATATTTTCTTGAGTTTCTCAAAATGCTGCTCTGGATTGAAGACTTCTTCTACTTTTCTTCTGGCATTTTTGCCAAGTTCTCTATAGCTCTCATCTGCCAACAGAAGCTTAACCTTTGAAGCTAAATCCTGTGGATTCTTGGGTTCAAATAAGTATCCATCTGTACCGTCTGTAATCAGCTCTGGGAAACAACCAAAGTTAGATGCTATAACAGGTTTGCCATAGGCAAAGGCCTCTATTACTGTGTTTGGCATGTTCTCATACCAGATGGCAGGACAAAGAACACACATAGCGTTAGAGATGAGATTTGTCAGAGATTCACCTCTCACAAAGCCTGTGAACTGAATTCTGTCTGAGAGGTTGTTGGCCTCAATAAACTCTTTAACCTCAGGATCCTGATCCTCGTAGTTGCCAGTAATCTTAAGTTTTAAGTCTGGATACTCTGCAAGATGTTTCATGGCCTCAACAGCATAGATAAGGCCTTTTTCCTTAACTGTTCTGCCGAGGAATAAGAGATAATCATAATTCTCATAATTAGGTGTAATAGCATCTGCATCGATAAAGGTTGGAATTGTCACAACCTTCTCAGCTGGGAAACCTCCCTCGATCAGCTTATATCTGGTGAAGTCTGTGGGAGTTACGAAATAATCCACGTACTTATAAAGCTTTTTCCATCTGTGATACATCATGGAGTAGGCCCTTATCATAGATGCAGCCTTGGAATCGTGATAACATCTGTGTTCGATGCACTTCTTGAGATCTCCGCAAACACACTCATTGCAGGTATCAGTGCCACGAAGCAGATCACTTCTAGGGCACACAAGGTTAAAGTCTGAAATTCTGTGAACTACCTTGAGACCTCTTTTCTTGGCTGCCTTGAAAATGCTGGGTGAAAGAGTGTTTATAACCTGAAGTGCATATAGAACCTCAGGATTCTCATCGTCAATCAGCTTGTTAATGTTCCTGACTGTCTCTGGATTATAGAATGCCCCCTGAAGAGTCTTGATAATAGCACTTGGAGTCTTCTTGATAGAGTCGTAGTATACGCTGTCACCGCTCCTGCTGGAGATGAAGTATTTGGAATACTCAGTTGGCTCATTTACGCTGTAGCGCACTGAGAATGGAATTCCCTTATATCCAATGCTTCCGCACTTATCCAGAAACTTGAACATGTACACTTCCGGTCCGCCTGTAATGTGATATCTATAGTTTGCAACGATAACTTTCTTGTCCATAGTTGTTTTCCTTCTTGGCGCGAATTCTTTATATGCGCCTTCATCACAGTTTAACATGTTTCGGGGGATTGTGGGAGAGAGGTAATAACTTTATAATGGATTAGAATAGGTCAAGAAATACACAGATTGATTGGAAAACTAAAAAATGTGCGGAATTGCTGGATTCTACAATAACAAAATAAATAGAGCTGAAGTAATAAAGAAGATGACAGATCGAATGGTCCACAGAGGACCTGATGCCCAAGGACACTGGCTTGATGAGCAGTCTGGATGGACGCTGGGGCATAGGAGATTATCAATACTGGACCTTAGTGAGTCTGGGGCGCAGCCCATGGTATCTCACTCTGGAAGGCTTGTTATATCCTATAATGGCGAGATCTATAATGTAAAAGAGCTAAAGAATAAGCTGATAAATGATGCTGCTATTAGCAACACTAGCGTTTCTTTCCGTGGTACATCTGATACTGAGGTGCTCCTCGAGGGAATAGAGTGCTATGGTATCAAAGAAACCTTGAAAATCTGTAAGGGCATGTTTGCAATTGCTGTTTATGACAGAGAAAAAAAGACCTTGCAGCTATCCAGGGACAGAGTAGGCGAGAAGCCTCTTTACTACGGAAGAGTACAGGCAGAGGGCGGAGAATCCTTTTTTGCCTTTGCATCCGATATAGCATTATTCAAGGAAATACCGGGATTTAGGAATGAGATGAACATGGATGCATTGTCTTATTACATGCTCCATAGCTACATTCCTGCACCAATGTCAATTTATCAGGGAATCAATAAGCTGATGCCAGGTACAATCCTGACATTACGAAATCCAGATTCTGAGCCAGAGATAGAGCAGTACTGGTCCATGGTAGATGCTGCTAAGGTTGGTCAGAACAATCTTTTTACAGGTTCAGAGGAAGAGGCTACGAAGGAACTGGAGAGGCTCCTTAGAAGCTCTATTTCAGATCAGATGATTGCAGATGTTCCTCTGGGAGCGTTTCTGTCTG
The sequence above is a segment of the Butyrivibrio proteoclasticus B316 genome. Coding sequences within it:
- a CDS encoding YfhO family protein, producing MKKKSFACFYLIYTAIFAAMVFAVFHAFFEANATFVNMADAFRQHLKALAFYSKWMRGVLYRIFTEHSLDIQTFSLGMGYGTDIYPTLQYYAIGDLLNLPAIFVKNQYIYIYFQVVMMLRPYLAGITFSLLVFYLRPKASRIGVMAGMFTYAFCTFFLFLGIWHPFFANPLIYFPLVILGAEKILREKRSGFFAFSIFLAGSNNFFFFYMMVLLTIVYVIVRAIFIHGRDLAKWGQLIVKFMISGIIGSMMAMITLLPVIMAFPANPRVSTGIRVPLFYTKDYYYELIRNFFSFVYHGLYDTQIGHHGVILLPFILLIVEAVLMLFSKGKEGADKEKRSSRWQLFVVMALLVLFVCIPAAGYALTGFAYTINRWTFAFALAGSFMLVDLWDDLFNMKVKEIVGMVIMSVMFILICRTTHNLGYANARTELIIAGAGLVLCIIASFIKIVGVKKVAEVALLAATLVAIVFNGYYGYDPSQGNMIVEYYSDVTPDDMHILLESTEVQSVMEAAEATGTDPYSFYRYTGRDMIWNASLIEGISSTQFYWSLANGVVSDYFKEMGNNDQQNFAYFALDDRTILNSLAGVRYYSLRFNTEEEWRYVPFGYAHIHDRYNFAIFENQAPLSLGYTYYSIIPRSEYESIPTMNRQEALLYGAVVEDGDSNLQMAEPEYSLINCPVEISYEGAVEASDGKWIVSEGGSSVHIKFKGAENCETYLWLDNLYVSDSDTNYPIMNVRAFAEGNEVTHKDIWYKTEDNQFYSDWHDYFLNMGYAQGARDEIVVTFTEAGTYTFEDLGVYCQPMENYQKQLGELRSNMLTDIELNKNPISYTTNKITGNITLEDTGIMCLTLPYTKGWTAYVDGQKSDIIKVNTMFMGIEMPAGDHVIELRYHTPGLLPGFVMLILGVVLLVILVRYEKKSFAGENADV
- a CDS encoding glycosyltransferase, which encodes MSEKQIDVSVYMLTYYHEKYIRQAIESVLAQKTHYNYELIISDDCSQDGTREIIKEYQEKYPDIIRVNFNEKNEGIPANIYKARTMCRGRYITNLSGDDYWINENKIEVETKFMDEHPQYVACFSRIELRMNFEDHAYDILPHDLSQLNSEYSIKDYEQCKPLGLLGMFLRNYFLTEEGREYFAQAKKISEFVDDAVDEVLLLRKGPVYIMDFVADAHRVVDADIEKMNYNSRYSRLEKFSHHISLLNGMSELWGDEIDFSNWYDTYFAPGFLSMLVSRDFKGYGEIIKTIPERYRKPFYKSVYVRSIPKIFGFVFDYLKRR
- the rd gene encoding rubredoxin; this translates as MKYVCNTCGYIYDEAAGDPDNGIAPGTKWDDLPADFVCPLCGVGKEDFSAEA
- a CDS encoding glycosyltransferase family 4 protein, whose protein sequence is MDKKVIVANYRYHITGGPEVYMFKFLDKCGSIGYKGIPFSVRYSVNEPTEYSKYFISSRSGDSVYYDSIKKTPSAIIKTLQGAFYNPETVRNINKLIDDENPEVLYALQVINTLSPSIFKAAKKRGLKVVHRISDFNLVCPRSDLLRGTDTCNECVCGDLKKCIEHRCYHDSKAASMIRAYSMMYHRWKKLYKYVDYFVTPTDFTRYKLIEGGFPAEKVVTIPTFIDADAITPNYENYDYLLFLGRTVKEKGLIYAVEAMKHLAEYPDLKLKITGNYEDQDPEVKEFIEANNLSDRIQFTGFVRGESLTNLISNAMCVLCPAIWYENMPNTVIEAFAYGKPVIASNFGCFPELITDGTDGYLFEPKNPQDLASKVKLLLADESYRELGKNARRKVEEVFNPEQHFEKLKKIFEL